aatgtttaaAGATTGttttaaacaaaaaatgatatatttagaAGATTATAGAAGAATAACAGTTGCTTGTATAATTGCTTGGAAGGCATTATCTAATTATGTGCAAAATTCATGTAGAAAAGTTATGTctgtatattttaattgtattaaaaagtataataaaaatatgcaCATAGACACAAACcaatttaataataataatattaatacaaagaaatataatacacaATTATATGAAGGT
Above is a window of Plasmodium reichenowi strain SY57 chromosome Unknown, whole genome shotgun sequence DNA encoding:
- a CDS encoding PHIST domain- and DNaJ domain-containing protein: VMNNEKSKYLSLIHHLQKYYYNMKVKYKIPNDYHNEKWNECYEIIKMGEEDIEKRLNKMFKDCFKQKMIYLEDYRRITVACIIAWKALSNYVQNSCRKVMSVYFNCIKKYNKNMHIDTNQFNNNNINTKKYNTQLYEGKNVGKINFCECLIN